The following coding sequences lie in one Hippopotamus amphibius kiboko isolate mHipAmp2 chromosome 17, mHipAmp2.hap2, whole genome shotgun sequence genomic window:
- the DYNLL2 gene encoding dynein light chain 2, cytoplasmic, whose protein sequence is MSDRKAVIKNADMSEDMQQDAVDCATQAMEKYNIEKDIAAYIKKEFDKKYNPTWHCIVGRNFGSYVTHETKHFIYFYLGQVAILLFKSG, encoded by the exons ATGTCTGACCGGAAGGCAGTGATCAAGAATGCAGACATGTCTGAGGACATGCAACAAGATGCCGTTGACTGCGCCACGCAGGCTATGGAGAAGTACAACATAGAGAAGGACATTGCTGCCTATATCAAGAAG gAATTTGACAAGAAATATAACCCTACCTGGCATTGTATCGTGGGCCGAAATTTCGGAAGCTACGTCACACACGAGACAAAGCACTTCATCTATTTTTACTTGGGTCAAGTTGCAATCCTCCTCTTCAAGTCAGGCTAG